Proteins encoded together in one Terriglobus saanensis SP1PR4 window:
- a CDS encoding alpha/beta fold hydrolase: MKAPRRATIAYILVGLVLLGLLLVGVVVYNPFYFIQKGSALYLRRNGVQSHYVTVDGYRIHYYEALPPVGSPERPPLLLVHGLGASAGDWTTMLPGLARAGYHVYAPDLLGYGSSERPRDASYSIEQETQITTDFAQAEGLRFYDLGGWSMGGWIALKMTLNHPNAVHRLVLFDAAGIYFPVDFPFDLFTPKDAAGVDRLVNYIEPNVHFIHIPAWATKGLLRRYRELGWISSRSFASMLSGRELLDFRISAIQQPTLIVWGTEDKLIPYNIGQRMFSLVPNSTLVGVEGCGHLAPAECSSEVVPETIRFLDERVPPSHSERILTKPR, from the coding sequence ATGAAAGCTCCCAGGCGGGCCACCATCGCCTACATCCTTGTCGGACTGGTTCTGCTGGGCCTCCTCCTCGTTGGTGTGGTCGTCTATAACCCCTTCTACTTCATACAAAAGGGAAGTGCGCTGTACCTTCGCCGCAACGGCGTCCAGAGCCATTACGTCACTGTGGATGGTTACCGCATTCACTACTACGAAGCCCTTCCTCCCGTAGGCTCCCCGGAACGACCGCCGCTGCTGCTTGTCCACGGTCTTGGAGCAAGTGCTGGAGACTGGACCACGATGTTGCCGGGGTTGGCGCGCGCCGGATACCACGTCTATGCCCCGGATCTGCTGGGTTACGGATCGTCTGAGAGGCCGCGGGACGCGAGTTACAGCATCGAACAGGAGACCCAGATCACCACGGATTTTGCCCAGGCTGAAGGTCTGCGGTTCTACGATCTGGGTGGCTGGAGCATGGGAGGATGGATTGCGCTCAAGATGACGCTGAATCATCCGAATGCCGTGCATCGTCTGGTATTGTTCGATGCCGCAGGGATTTACTTTCCCGTCGATTTTCCCTTCGATCTCTTCACCCCGAAGGATGCAGCCGGAGTCGACCGGCTGGTAAATTACATTGAGCCGAATGTGCACTTTATTCACATTCCCGCTTGGGCAACCAAGGGGCTGCTTCGCCGCTACCGGGAATTGGGTTGGATCAGCTCGCGTTCGTTTGCATCGATGCTCTCCGGAAGAGAGCTGCTGGACTTCCGTATCAGCGCCATCCAACAGCCGACCCTGATTGTCTGGGGAACGGAAGACAAACTGATTCCTTACAACATCGGGCAGCGAATGTTCTCGCTGGTGCCTAATTCCACGTTGGTGGGTGTGGAGGGATGCGGACATCTCGCGCCTGCAGAGTGTTCTTCCGAAGTGGTACCGGAGACGATCCGTTTCCTCGATGAGCGCGTTCCTCCGAGTCACTCGGAACGCATCCTTACAAAGCCTCGCTAG
- a CDS encoding UbiX family flavin prenyltransferase, whose amino-acid sequence MTASRNLTLAITGASGAVYARAMLRLLAADERVSRVNLVFSDSALRVLAEELSCAGRSSVLISLMGTPSDKVHLVPNEDIGAGIASGSYPSDGMIVLPCSMGTLAGIAHGLAQKLIERAADVCLKERRPLILCVRETPFNLIHLRNMTLATEAGAVIYPAMPVLYTKPQSTEEMATEFCQRVLSHLGLRQTGAFVWKGDGSSEAL is encoded by the coding sequence ATGACAGCGAGTCGGAATTTGACATTGGCAATCACAGGGGCGAGCGGTGCGGTCTATGCCCGCGCCATGCTGCGCTTGCTGGCCGCGGACGAACGAGTGTCCCGCGTAAACTTGGTCTTTTCAGACAGCGCCCTGCGTGTCCTTGCTGAGGAGCTCAGTTGCGCGGGCCGCTCCAGCGTTTTGATTTCCCTCATGGGAACGCCATCGGATAAGGTGCACCTGGTTCCCAACGAAGACATCGGCGCGGGCATTGCAAGCGGCAGCTATCCCAGCGATGGCATGATCGTTCTTCCCTGCTCTATGGGCACGCTTGCAGGCATTGCACATGGGCTCGCGCAGAAACTGATCGAGCGTGCGGCGGACGTCTGCCTGAAAGAGCGAAGACCGCTCATCCTCTGCGTTCGCGAGACGCCGTTCAATCTGATCCATTTGCGGAACATGACCCTCGCCACGGAGGCCGGAGCGGTCATCTATCCTGCCATGCCGGTGCTTTATACCAAGCCACAAAGCACCGAAGAGATGGCCACGGAGTTTTGCCAACGCGTTCTGTCTCATCTCGGTCTAAGACAGACCGGAGCCTTCGTTTGGAAGGGCGACGGTTCTAGCGAGGCTTTGTAA
- a CDS encoding YkgJ family cysteine cluster protein — MGLPRQLPEGDTQLIQIVDAALADSVQRSGDWLACRPGCFHCCVGIFPISPLDATRLQNGLQNADPQTAAEIRERVKASVAELQQDWPGDFVSGTLDEEAEGFDDFGNAAVCPVLDPLSGTCDLYASRPMTCRTFGPPVRTAEDGLGVCELCFISAPTEAIAAAEMDVAFLEQEQKLSDTLGKEATCIALALRNY; from the coding sequence ATGGGCCTTCCGCGACAGCTTCCGGAGGGCGATACACAGCTAATCCAAATCGTCGATGCTGCGCTGGCGGACTCCGTCCAGCGTAGCGGAGATTGGTTGGCGTGCCGCCCCGGGTGCTTTCACTGTTGCGTCGGCATCTTTCCTATCTCTCCGCTCGATGCCACCCGCTTGCAGAATGGTCTGCAAAACGCAGATCCGCAGACCGCCGCTGAGATCCGGGAACGCGTGAAGGCCTCTGTGGCGGAACTACAGCAGGATTGGCCAGGGGACTTCGTCTCCGGCACGCTCGACGAAGAGGCGGAAGGCTTTGACGACTTCGGCAACGCAGCCGTCTGCCCCGTGCTGGATCCTCTCTCCGGAACCTGCGACCTGTATGCCTCACGCCCGATGACCTGCCGCACTTTTGGTCCTCCGGTCAGGACGGCGGAAGATGGCCTGGGAGTCTGTGAGCTCTGCTTCATCTCTGCTCCGACTGAAGCGATCGCAGCGGCAGAGATGGATGTCGCGTTCCTGGAACAGGAGCAGAAGCTGAGCGACACCTTGGGCAAGGAAGCCACCTGCATTGCTCTCGCGCTGCGCAACTACTGA
- the purB gene encoding adenylosuccinate lyase, whose amino-acid sequence MIDRYTRPEMRTLWSDERKFQCWLEVETTASEVLAEAGIVPTSAAEAIRSKGRFDIARIREIELDTRHDVIAFTTAVAENVGPESRWLHYGLTSTDVVDTAQALQIKEASERIRAGMVALRDVLKRRAREFETTPCIGRTHGVHAEPTTFGLKLLLWYSEMERNIARFDAAAEDMRVGKLSGAVGSFGHLKPEHEEEICLRLGLKAAAVSTQVLQRDRHAAYIGTLGVMASTLDKIGTEIRHLQRTEVREAEEFFSEKQKGSSAMPHKRNPITCENICGLARVMRGNVQVALENVALWHERDISHSSAERIILPDTTTLADYMLSKATTLIDKLLVYPARMKKNLDSTGGLVFSGQLLLDLSGAGMLREDAYKLVQGLAMKAWKADLVFKELVAADPQISTILSPEKIEQAFSTDRQLSNVSKIFARVLGE is encoded by the coding sequence GTGATTGACAGGTATACGCGGCCAGAGATGCGCACGCTTTGGAGTGATGAACGGAAATTTCAATGCTGGCTCGAAGTCGAAACCACGGCCAGCGAAGTTTTGGCGGAAGCCGGTATTGTGCCTACTTCTGCGGCTGAAGCCATCCGTTCCAAGGGCCGTTTTGACATCGCCCGCATCCGTGAGATTGAACTCGATACGCGCCACGACGTGATCGCCTTCACCACCGCCGTCGCCGAAAACGTCGGCCCCGAGAGCCGCTGGCTCCACTATGGCCTCACCTCGACCGATGTGGTGGACACCGCGCAGGCGCTCCAGATCAAGGAAGCTTCGGAGCGCATCCGCGCCGGAATGGTCGCGCTCCGCGACGTCCTGAAGCGTCGCGCCCGCGAATTCGAAACCACGCCCTGCATCGGTCGCACCCACGGCGTCCACGCCGAACCAACCACCTTTGGTCTCAAGCTTCTGCTCTGGTACTCCGAGATGGAGCGCAACATCGCCCGTTTCGACGCGGCTGCGGAGGACATGCGCGTCGGCAAGCTCTCAGGAGCCGTCGGCAGCTTTGGACATCTGAAGCCCGAACACGAGGAAGAGATCTGCCTGCGCCTGGGCCTGAAAGCCGCTGCCGTCAGTACGCAGGTGCTGCAGCGAGACCGTCACGCCGCCTACATCGGAACGCTCGGTGTCATGGCCAGCACCCTGGATAAGATAGGCACTGAAATCCGCCACCTGCAGCGTACAGAGGTCCGCGAGGCAGAGGAGTTCTTCTCTGAAAAACAGAAGGGCTCCAGCGCCATGCCGCACAAACGCAATCCCATTACCTGCGAAAACATCTGCGGCCTTGCCCGCGTGATGCGCGGCAATGTCCAGGTAGCCCTTGAGAACGTAGCCCTCTGGCACGAGCGCGATATCTCACATTCCTCCGCCGAACGCATCATCCTTCCGGATACCACAACGCTCGCGGACTACATGCTCTCCAAGGCAACGACCCTGATCGATAAGCTCCTGGTCTACCCCGCGCGCATGAAAAAGAACCTGGACAGCACCGGTGGCCTCGTCTTCTCAGGCCAGCTCCTGCTTGACCTGAGCGGCGCAGGGATGTTGCGTGAAGACGCCTACAAGCTGGTTCAGGGACTCGCGATGAAGGCATGGAAGGCAGATCTGGTCTTCAAGGAACTCGTTGCAGCAGATCCTCAGATCAGCACAATACTTTCGCCCGAGAAGATCGAGCAGGCCTTCTCCACTGACCGGCAGTTGAGCAACGTGAGCAAGATCTTCGCACGCGTTCTGGGCGAGTAA
- a CDS encoding chloride channel protein produces the protein MEQNANEAGSKSPPLAAASTLLRDYSADSRMLLISLVAFFVGALASVISWLLQRMIGLSTNLFYFHRWNFQEVEPAGHHLGYWAVLVPVVGGFLVGLVARFGSPGVRGHGMPEAVEAIVFRGARVKPRVAFLKPIATALSIGSGGPFGAEGPVIMTGGSMGSLLGQMLPVTDAERSTLMVAGAAAGMAATFACPLSAVLLAVELLLFEWRPRSLVPVAVACATAGAMRRLLLAPGPIFPMPASPYGMHHQAMLAAVLVGVVVALLAIVLGKAIHSTEELFEKLPIHWMWFPAIGGLFVGLGGLIFPPALGIGYDVIRQLLASDFTWKLLVGVLVVKTAIWIISLSSNTAGGILAPLLMIGAAVGAGMSHWLPVIAPGGWAVVGMTALLAASIGAPLTCAMLSVELTHNGALVLPVLLACTTSYALSVLLQRRSLLTAGLSRQGRHLSREYGVDPLELVVVRDAQHPDVESFAATATVGEARVWLEKMQANAPASWSHWQRIFPILGEDGKLLGLLTRTQLMAAAESQQPSEIPLATFGIEQPSTLSEEETLRSAAEQMGATQLTSLPVVDANGTLTGILNVADLLSARVTANSRDTERNTLLRPRWPLRRAETGK, from the coding sequence ATGGAACAGAACGCGAACGAAGCCGGATCGAAATCGCCACCGCTTGCAGCAGCTTCTACGCTTCTGCGTGACTACTCCGCAGACAGTCGCATGCTGTTGATTTCACTGGTGGCATTTTTTGTAGGAGCGTTGGCTTCCGTCATCTCCTGGCTGCTCCAACGGATGATCGGTCTGTCGACGAATCTGTTTTATTTTCACCGCTGGAACTTTCAGGAAGTCGAGCCTGCAGGGCATCACTTGGGCTATTGGGCAGTTCTGGTGCCCGTGGTCGGCGGTTTTCTGGTTGGGCTGGTTGCTCGGTTTGGATCACCCGGAGTTCGCGGACATGGGATGCCGGAGGCCGTGGAGGCCATTGTCTTCCGTGGGGCGCGGGTGAAGCCTCGCGTCGCGTTTCTAAAGCCGATTGCGACGGCACTCTCGATCGGTTCCGGCGGGCCGTTTGGCGCCGAGGGCCCAGTCATCATGACGGGCGGGTCGATGGGATCGCTTCTGGGGCAGATGCTTCCTGTCACGGACGCGGAACGCTCAACATTGATGGTGGCGGGCGCGGCGGCGGGTATGGCGGCTACCTTTGCATGCCCCCTTTCTGCGGTGCTGCTTGCGGTGGAGTTGCTGCTCTTCGAGTGGAGACCGAGATCGCTGGTGCCCGTTGCCGTGGCCTGCGCAACCGCAGGAGCGATGCGTCGGCTCCTGCTGGCTCCCGGGCCAATCTTTCCCATGCCTGCTTCGCCCTACGGAATGCATCATCAGGCCATGCTGGCTGCGGTTTTGGTCGGCGTGGTCGTAGCGTTATTGGCGATTGTGCTGGGGAAAGCGATCCATTCGACGGAAGAGCTCTTTGAGAAACTGCCGATCCACTGGATGTGGTTTCCGGCGATTGGCGGCCTCTTCGTCGGTCTGGGTGGGCTGATCTTTCCGCCCGCGCTGGGCATCGGGTACGACGTGATCCGGCAGCTGCTGGCGAGTGACTTTACCTGGAAGCTGCTGGTCGGCGTGCTGGTGGTGAAGACGGCGATCTGGATCATCTCGCTGTCATCGAACACAGCGGGCGGCATTTTGGCGCCATTGCTAATGATCGGTGCCGCCGTCGGAGCGGGGATGTCGCACTGGCTGCCGGTGATTGCACCCGGTGGATGGGCCGTAGTGGGCATGACGGCGCTGCTGGCGGCGTCGATCGGGGCTCCGCTGACCTGTGCGATGTTATCCGTGGAACTGACGCACAACGGGGCGCTGGTTTTGCCGGTACTGCTGGCTTGTACGACGTCGTACGCGCTCTCCGTTCTGCTGCAGCGGCGGAGTCTGCTCACCGCCGGATTGTCCCGGCAAGGAAGACATCTGAGCCGGGAGTACGGCGTGGACCCGCTGGAACTGGTGGTCGTGCGCGACGCGCAGCATCCGGACGTGGAGAGTTTTGCGGCGACAGCTACTGTCGGAGAGGCGCGCGTTTGGTTGGAGAAGATGCAGGCCAATGCGCCTGCTTCCTGGTCTCACTGGCAGAGGATTTTTCCGATTCTTGGAGAGGACGGGAAACTTTTAGGGCTTCTGACCCGGACCCAATTGATGGCGGCGGCAGAATCTCAGCAGCCTTCGGAGATTCCTTTGGCGACCTTTGGGATTGAGCAGCCTTCCACGTTGAGTGAGGAGGAAACCCTTCGTTCCGCAGCGGAGCAGATGGGAGCGACCCAACTCACGTCCTTGCCTGTCGTGGACGCCAACGGGACTCTGACGGGCATTTTGAATGTGGCCGACTTACTCTCCGCTCGCGTGACAGCGAACTCACGCGATACCGAGCGGAATACACTCTTGCGGCCCCGCTGGCCCTTGCGCCGGGCGGAAACCGGAAAGTAA
- a CDS encoding glutaredoxin family protein, translating to MDLKVYSAVWCRDCREAKRFLQKHSIAYTEIDIERVPGAADELLAHVGKKAIPQFVIDGKWVQPYRPGQGFLHDEMAVLFGVSEAG from the coding sequence ATGGATCTCAAGGTTTATTCCGCAGTCTGGTGCCGTGACTGCCGCGAGGCAAAGCGCTTCCTCCAGAAACACTCGATCGCCTACACCGAGATCGACATCGAGCGCGTTCCCGGAGCGGCGGATGAACTTCTGGCCCACGTTGGGAAAAAAGCGATTCCCCAGTTCGTCATCGACGGCAAATGGGTCCAGCCCTACCGTCCCGGCCAAGGCTTTCTTCACGATGAAATGGCAGTCCTCTTCGGTGTCAGCGAAGCCGGCTGA
- a CDS encoding SDR family NAD(P)-dependent oxidoreductase: MSDQRLAGKVAIVTGCSSGIGQGIAVRLAKDGADIVVNYHSDQAGGEATKAQIEALGRKAVVIGADVSKLPEIQPLIDAAWSNFGRADILVNNAGVEKGANFWEANEADYDLVLQVNLKGPYFTTQAFVKKLIETKMPGRVINISSVHEEMVFPHFASYCASKGGLMMLMRDLAVELGPFGITVNNIAPGAIATPINKSLLNDRSKLDPLLRNIPLGRMGTVDDVSAVAAFLASDEASYVTGSTYVVDGGLMRNYKEQ, translated from the coding sequence ATGTCCGATCAGCGTCTTGCAGGAAAAGTAGCCATCGTTACCGGTTGTTCCTCCGGAATCGGCCAGGGAATTGCAGTTCGTCTGGCAAAAGACGGAGCGGATATCGTCGTGAACTACCACTCCGATCAAGCCGGTGGCGAGGCCACCAAAGCGCAGATCGAGGCCCTCGGCCGCAAGGCAGTCGTCATCGGTGCAGATGTCTCCAAGCTGCCAGAGATCCAGCCGCTCATCGACGCTGCCTGGTCCAACTTCGGTCGAGCCGACATTCTTGTAAACAATGCCGGGGTTGAAAAGGGTGCAAACTTCTGGGAAGCGAACGAAGCTGACTACGATCTCGTGCTCCAGGTCAACCTCAAAGGCCCCTACTTCACTACGCAGGCCTTTGTGAAGAAGCTGATTGAGACGAAGATGCCAGGCCGGGTAATCAACATCTCCTCAGTGCACGAAGAGATGGTCTTTCCGCACTTCGCCAGCTATTGCGCCAGCAAAGGTGGCTTGATGATGCTGATGCGCGATCTCGCTGTCGAACTCGGCCCCTTCGGCATCACGGTCAATAATATCGCTCCAGGGGCGATCGCCACACCGATCAACAAATCGCTTCTCAACGACCGAAGCAAGCTCGATCCCCTTCTGCGCAACATCCCTCTCGGACGGATGGGCACCGTGGATGATGTCTCTGCGGTAGCGGCTTTTCTCGCCAGCGACGAGGCAAGTTATGTGACAGGATCAACGTACGTGGTCGATGGCGGTCTGATGCGGAACTATAAAGAGCAGTAA
- the tadA gene encoding tRNA adenosine(34) deaminase TadA encodes MTPEQEIAFMQAAIAEAQAAQAAGEVPVGAIVVSPTGEILSRGQNRVIRDHDPSGHAEMVALRAAGVALENYRLTGCSLYVTLEPCAMCAGAILHARIARLVYAAPDPKAGACGSALEVMNHPRLNHRCEVVAGVLADECSTLLQTFFRSRRAGPSTLLEESSASETNEAK; translated from the coding sequence ATGACCCCTGAGCAAGAGATCGCCTTCATGCAAGCCGCCATTGCAGAAGCCCAGGCCGCCCAAGCTGCGGGGGAGGTTCCGGTTGGGGCGATTGTCGTCTCACCGACTGGCGAAATTCTCTCCCGCGGACAAAACCGCGTCATCCGCGATCACGATCCCTCTGGTCACGCCGAAATGGTCGCACTCCGTGCGGCAGGCGTTGCCCTTGAAAACTATCGCCTGACCGGTTGCAGCCTCTACGTCACTCTCGAGCCGTGTGCCATGTGTGCCGGGGCCATTCTGCACGCCCGCATCGCCCGGCTTGTCTATGCAGCTCCCGATCCCAAGGCCGGGGCGTGCGGCAGCGCGCTTGAAGTCATGAACCATCCCAGACTCAACCATCGTTGTGAGGTTGTTGCTGGCGTTTTGGCCGACGAGTGTTCCACACTCCTTCAGACATTCTTTCGGTCTCGCCGCGCCGGGCCCTCCACTCTGCTTGAAGAATCATCGGCATCTGAAACAAACGAAGCCAAATAG
- a CDS encoding phospholipase D-like domain-containing protein — MTSEDKRKTARVAAIALLLTLSVSGCKQPNQPQPDQERSAQRTRTPRPQEGRSRNEQAREERNQDRDVTPSEPVPANSVQVHYAPFENLERVDTDLLAQAHATIDLAAYSLTDYAVAQALIAAAQRGVRIRIYRDATQAAGESAHAERTVTNPKKKPSRDPEDDVPNAADSADILQRLSTTPNINIRIKHSHTLMHLKAYAVDGAFLRTGSANFSPTGEKRQDNDLILFHNAAAATHFKQDFDRLWSRPDNEPTQ, encoded by the coding sequence GTGACTTCCGAAGATAAAAGAAAAACGGCCCGCGTAGCCGCCATTGCGCTGCTCCTCACGCTCTCCGTCTCAGGCTGTAAACAGCCCAACCAGCCCCAGCCTGATCAAGAGCGTTCCGCGCAGCGCACCCGTACTCCCCGTCCACAAGAAGGGCGTTCCCGCAACGAACAAGCTCGCGAAGAGCGCAATCAGGACCGCGACGTCACGCCCAGCGAGCCGGTTCCGGCGAATTCGGTCCAGGTCCATTACGCCCCCTTCGAAAATCTCGAACGCGTCGACACCGATCTCCTCGCCCAGGCCCATGCCACCATCGATCTCGCCGCTTATTCGCTGACCGACTACGCCGTAGCGCAAGCTCTCATCGCCGCCGCCCAACGTGGCGTGCGCATCCGCATTTACCGTGACGCAACTCAGGCGGCTGGCGAAAGCGCCCACGCTGAACGAACCGTTACCAATCCTAAAAAGAAACCAAGCCGCGATCCCGAAGATGACGTTCCGAACGCTGCCGACAGCGCAGACATCCTCCAACGCCTCTCCACCACGCCCAACATCAACATCCGCATCAAGCACTCTCACACCCTGATGCACCTCAAGGCCTACGCCGTCGATGGAGCCTTCCTCCGCACGGGCTCAGCCAACTTCTCCCCCACCGGAGAAAAGCGCCAGGACAACGATCTCATCCTCTTCCACAATGCAGCAGCTGCGACCCACTTCAAGCAGGACTTCGACCGCCTCTGGTCCCGTCCAGACAACGAGCCCACCCAATGA
- a CDS encoding cytochrome P460 family protein — translation MPRLQLLASTLLALPLLGAVTPAPEAPYKPTYTESGALKTPTRYREWVYLTSGMDMNYAARAANAPPPDHSMFDNVFVNPESYRTFVATGAWPDGTVFALENRGAVTNVSINKGGQTQGESVMGLEMHVKDKGQWAFYVAQADGTAKPFPKTASCTTCHEAHAAVDTTFVQFYPMLLPIAREKKTLSAKYLQESATPPPTDSGKTPLYKTK, via the coding sequence ATGCCCAGGCTTCAGCTTCTCGCGTCAACACTTCTTGCTCTCCCTCTCCTTGGCGCAGTTACTCCTGCGCCCGAAGCTCCGTATAAACCCACGTACACCGAATCGGGTGCGCTCAAAACCCCTACGCGATATCGTGAGTGGGTCTATCTCACCTCTGGCATGGATATGAACTATGCCGCGCGTGCCGCGAATGCTCCCCCGCCAGACCACTCCATGTTCGACAACGTCTTCGTCAATCCAGAGTCCTACCGCACCTTTGTTGCCACCGGCGCTTGGCCCGATGGAACTGTCTTCGCCCTGGAAAACCGTGGTGCAGTGACGAACGTCTCGATCAACAAGGGCGGACAAACGCAGGGCGAGAGCGTCATGGGCCTGGAGATGCACGTCAAAGACAAAGGACAATGGGCTTTTTACGTCGCTCAAGCCGACGGCACCGCCAAGCCTTTTCCCAAAACCGCAAGCTGTACCACCTGTCACGAGGCCCACGCTGCGGTAGACACCACCTTCGTGCAGTTCTACCCCATGCTTCTCCCCATAGCGCGTGAGAAGAAGACGCTCAGCGCAAAGTATCTGCAGGAAAGCGCAACGCCTCCACCTACGGACAGCGGAAAGACGCCTCTCTACAAAACTAAGTAA
- a CDS encoding agmatine deiminase family protein: MKTTDPTPYRMPAEWAPHAATWIAWPHNAEDWPGRFQPIPWVYAEIVRNLALVEDVNILVNDEAAEKRVTRILLRAGANMARLHFHLWRTDRIWLRDSGPIFVKNAANENIITDWKFNAWAKYPNHLNDDRIPQHVSKTQAVQALQPMIGNHRVVLEGGSIDVNGAGTLLTTEECLLSDVQQRNPGISRQQLETCFAEYLGITQTIWLNRGCAGDDTHGHVDDIARFVNESTIMAAVEHNTADENHLPLAENLDRLRALKQFNIVELPMPSPVIFDGERLPASYANFYIANDLVLVPTFNDANDRAALNLIADQFPTRKTVGIHCGDFIWGLGALHCMTQQEPA, from the coding sequence ATGAAGACGACAGACCCCACGCCCTATCGCATGCCCGCTGAATGGGCCCCCCACGCAGCCACCTGGATCGCCTGGCCACACAACGCAGAAGATTGGCCCGGCCGCTTCCAGCCCATCCCCTGGGTCTACGCAGAAATCGTCCGTAACCTGGCCCTCGTTGAAGACGTAAACATCCTCGTCAACGATGAAGCCGCGGAAAAACGCGTCACGCGCATCCTTCTCCGTGCGGGAGCCAACATGGCGCGCCTGCACTTCCACCTCTGGCGGACAGACCGCATCTGGCTGCGCGACTCTGGCCCCATCTTCGTGAAGAACGCCGCGAACGAGAACATCATCACCGACTGGAAGTTCAACGCCTGGGCGAAGTACCCCAATCACCTCAATGACGACCGCATCCCGCAACACGTCTCCAAGACGCAGGCCGTACAGGCGCTTCAACCGATGATCGGTAACCATCGTGTTGTCCTCGAAGGCGGTTCCATCGATGTGAATGGCGCGGGAACTCTGCTCACTACCGAAGAATGTCTCCTCTCCGATGTGCAGCAGCGTAATCCCGGCATTAGCCGTCAGCAACTCGAGACGTGCTTCGCGGAATACCTTGGCATTACACAGACCATCTGGCTCAACCGCGGTTGTGCCGGTGACGACACGCACGGCCACGTCGACGATATCGCCCGCTTCGTCAACGAGAGCACGATCATGGCCGCCGTCGAACACAACACAGCTGATGAGAATCATCTTCCACTTGCGGAAAACCTGGATCGGCTCCGGGCCCTCAAACAGTTCAACATCGTCGAACTGCCTATGCCGTCGCCTGTAATCTTTGACGGCGAACGCCTGCCCGCTTCCTATGCGAACTTCTATATCGCGAACGATCTCGTCCTCGTCCCCACATTTAACGACGCAAATGATCGTGCCGCTCTCAATCTCATCGCCGATCAGTTCCCTACACGGAAGACCGTCGGCATCCACTGCGGCGACTTCATCTGGGGCCTCGGCGCACTTCACTGCATGACCCAACAGGAGCCCGCCTGA
- a CDS encoding TonB family protein, with protein sequence MRRAILPTLILLPLMGYAQSSVSTPSSNLQARLDAPSVASVSRTQTTPAIREYVAIHDVELTPRPASGLSYSFYNADVFQTNPQIIHSIAVPVSSQQITAKESSVAVRMTVDRAGVPRALVVAKSAGSELDGKALATLSQYRFKPATVNRVSVESELTLQVRIVKQ encoded by the coding sequence ATGCGCCGAGCCATTCTTCCGACACTCATCCTCCTTCCGCTTATGGGATACGCTCAGTCCAGCGTCTCCACTCCATCCTCCAATCTCCAGGCCCGTCTCGATGCTCCGTCGGTCGCTTCGGTTTCGCGCACGCAGACCACGCCAGCCATTCGTGAGTATGTCGCCATCCATGATGTGGAACTTACTCCACGCCCCGCAAGCGGCCTCTCCTACTCCTTCTACAACGCAGACGTCTTCCAGACGAATCCGCAGATCATTCACTCCATCGCGGTTCCCGTTTCTTCCCAACAGATCACGGCCAAGGAGAGCTCCGTTGCAGTCCGCATGACTGTCGATCGCGCCGGCGTTCCTCGCGCACTCGTTGTGGCAAAATCCGCAGGTTCAGAGCTGGATGGCAAGGCCCTCGCCACACTCAGCCAGTATCGCTTCAAGCCCGCCACCGTGAATCGCGTCTCCGTTGAATCAGAGCTCACGCTCCAGGTGCGCATCGTCAAGCAGTAA